A window from Fragaria vesca subsp. vesca linkage group LG5, FraVesHawaii_1.0, whole genome shotgun sequence encodes these proteins:
- the LOC101296956 gene encoding vignain-like — protein sequence MEMKKFLLVAALSLALVIGVAESFDYLERDLASEDSLWDLYERWRSHHTVSRSLDEKHKRFNVFKENVKHVHNSNKEDKPYKLKLNKYADMTNHEFRSAYAGSKVKHHRMLRGQRSGDGAFRYENVASVPPSVDWRKDGAVTPVKDQGQCGSCWAFSTVVAVEGINQIKTKNLVSLSEQELVDCDTKENQGCNGGLMELAFEFIKQRGGLTTETNYPYKATDSKCNAAKENTPAVSIDGHESVPANNEDELLKAVANQPISVAIDAGGPDFQFYSEGVYDGKCGTELDHGVAIVGYGTTLDGTKYWIVKNSWGAEWGEKGYIRMARGIAEKEGKCGIAMEASYPIKNSSTNPTGPSTSYPKDEL from the exons ATGGAAATGAAGAAGTTTCTTTTGGTTGCTGCTCTTTCACTTGCTTTGGTGATTGGGGTGGCTGAGAGCTTTGATTACCTTGAGAGAGACTTGGCCTCGGAGGACAGCTTGTGGGATTTGTACGAGAGGTGGAGGAGCCACCACACGGTTTCGAGGAGCCTTGATGAGAAGCACAAGCGGTTCAATGTGTTCAAGGAGAATGTCAAGCATGTCCACAACAGCAACAAAGAAGACAAGCCTTATAAGCTGAAACTGAACAAGTATGCAGACATGACCAACCACGAGTTCAGGAGTGCTTATGCTGGCTCCAAGGTTAAGCATCATAGGATGCTCCGAGGCCAGCGAAGCGGTGATGGGGCGTTCAGGTACGAGAACGTTGCCAGTGTCCCGCCGTCTGTTGACTGGAGAAAGGACGGTGCTGTCACACCAGTTAAGGATCAAGGCCAATGTG GTAGTTGCTGGGCGTTTTCAACGGTTGTAGCTGTTGAGGGCATCAACCAGATTAAGACAAAGAACCTTGTTTCATTATCGGAGCAAGAGTTAGTTGACTGTGACACTAAAGAGAATCAAGGATGCAATGGAGGGCTAATGGAATTGGCGTTTGAATTCATCAAACAAAGGGGAGGCCTAACGACTGAGACAAACTACCCTTACAAAGCTACTGATTCAAAATGCAATGCTGCAAAG GAAAACACTCCAGCAGTGTCAATAGATGGCCATGAATCCGTGCCTGCTAATAATGAAGACGAATTGCTCAAAGCAGTTGCAAACCAACCTATCTCTGTTGCCATAGACGCTGGAGGTCCTGATTTTCAATTCTATTCAGAG GGAGTATATGATGGAAAATGTGGCACTGAGCTGGATCACGGAGTTGCAATTGTGGGATACGGAACAACACTCGATGGAACCAAGTACTGGATAGTCAAGAACTCCTGGGGCGCTGAGTGGGGAGAGAAGGGTTACATAAGGATGGCTCGTGGCATCGCCGAGAAGGAGGGAAAATGTGGAATAGCAATGGAGGCCTCGTACCCCATCAAGAACTCTTCAACCAATCCTACAGGACCATCTACCTCCTACCCTAAGGATGAACTCTAA
- the LOC101297538 gene encoding protein tipD-like produces MSLEEVARRAIKHALQALRQRHLLEEGAHAPAYIALAKPIAQQGSEWKDKAETLELELQQCYKAQSRLSEQLVVEVAETRSSKALLLEKEAVIEDQQKELTERRDECSQLKAELEKKIEALELVMSENNEIRAQLEEMSVRAKTAEAENKVLIDRWMLEKMRDAERLNEANALYEDMLERIRASGLQKLAMQQVDGVVRQSEEGAEYFVESTNPSTCKNRINAHDGGCASILFEYNSGKLISGGQDGTIKTWDTSTGALANTLHGCIGSVLDLTITHDNRSIIAASSSNKLYVWDANSGRVRHTLTGHTDKVCAVDVSKFSSRHIVSAAYDRTIKVWDLQKGYCTNTIIFPKHCNALGFSMDGQTICSGHVDGNLRLWDIQKGKLLNEVAAHSNAVTSISLSRSGNMILTSGRDNVHHLFDMRTLEVCGTLRATGNRVASNWSRSCISPDDSYVAAGSADGAVYIWSIAKADIVSTLKEHTNSVLCCSWSGHGKPLASADKNGVICTWT; encoded by the exons AT GTCGCTGGAGGAGGTAGCTAGGAGAGCGATAAAGCACGCGCTCCAGGCTCTGCGGCAGCGGCATTTGCTCGAAGAAGGCGCTCATGCTCCGGCCTACATCGCTCTCGCCAAGCCGATTGCTCAACAG GGCTCGGAATGGAAGGATAAGGCGGAGACTTTGGAGCTGGAGCTTCAGCAGTGCTATAAGGCTCAGTCTCGGCTGTCGGAGCAGCTTGTGGTGGAAGTAGCAGAGACCAGGTCTTCGAAGGCTTTACTCTTGGAGAAAGAAGCAGTGATTGAGGATCAGCAGAAGGAGCTGACTGAAAGGAG GGATGAGTGCTCTCAGTTGAAGGCTGAGTTGGAAAAGAAGATTGAGGCTCTAGAGTTGGTTATGAGTGAGAACAATGAAATACGAGCGCAGCTGGAAGAAATGTCTGTTAGAGCTAAGACTGCTGAGGCTGAAAATAAGGTGTTAATTGACCGCTGGATGTTGGAAAAGATGAGGGATGCTGAACGCCTAAATGAG GCAAATGCTCTATATGAAGATATGCTTGAGCGGATCAGGGCCAGTGGTTTGCAAAAACTTGCCATGCAGCAAGTAGATGGTGTGGTGCGCCAAAGTGAAGAAGGTGCTGAGTACTTTGTGGAATCAACCAATCCATCCACATGCAAGAACAGGATCAATGCCCATGATGGCGGCTGTGCTTCGATATTATTCGAGTACAATTCAGGCAAATTGATCTCTGGAGGACAGGATGGGACAATTAAAACGTGGGATACAAGTACAGGAGCTTTGGCTAATACACTTCATGGTTGCATTGGTTCTGTTCTTGATCTTACCATTACCCATGATAATAGATCTATCATCGCTGCAAGCAGTTCAAACAAATTGTATGTCTGGGATGCTAACTCGGGGAGGGTTCGCCATACTCTCACGGGTCACACGGATAAAGTGTGTGCTGTAGATGTCAGCAAGTTCTCAAGTCGTCACATTGTAAGTGCAGCTTATGATCGTACCATAAAAGTTTGGGATTTGCAGAAAGGCTACTGCACCAACACAATCATCTTCCCCAAACACTGCAATGCTCTCGGCTTCAGTATGGATGGACAGACTATTTGCTCAGGTCATGTTGATGGAAATCTTCGGTTGTGGGATATTCAAAAAGGAAAGCTGCTCAATGAAGTGGCTGCACACTCCAATGCTGTTACATCTATATCTTTGTCACGAAGCGGCAACATGATATTGACCAGTGGGAGGGACAATGTGCATCACCTTTTCGATATGAGAACCCTTGAAGTTTGTGGGACATTGAGAGCCACCGGGAACAGAGTAGCATCTAATTGGAGCCGATCTTGTATCAGTCCAGATGACAGTTACGTCGCAGCTGGATCTGCCGATGGTGCTGTTTATATTTGGTCTATAGCCAAAGCTGACATCGTCAGCACTCTGAAGGAACACACCAACTCTGTCCTCTGCTGCTCATGGAGCGGGCATGGAAAACCACTAGCTTCTGCGGACAAGAATGGAGTAATTTGTACTTGGACGTGA
- the LOC101297833 gene encoding abhydrolase domain-containing protein FAM108C1-like, translating into MGGVTSSMAAKLAFFPPNPPSYKVIKDNPTGLLLMDPFPHRENVDVLKFPTRRGNEIVAVYVRHPMATSTVLYSHGNATDIGQMYELFIELSIHLRVNLMGYDYSGYGQSSGKPSEHNTYADIEAAYKCLEERYGAKQENIILYGQSVGSGPTVDLAARLPQLRAIVLHSPILSGLRVMYSVKRSYWFDIYKNIDKIPLVKCPVLVIHGTCDEVVDCSHGKQLWLLCQEKYEPLWLKGGNHCNLELFPEYVRHLNKFISTVEKAPPCKLSSRKSTDCVERPRRSVEYPRHSVDYCELPRKSTDKREKSRKSTDRRPEKLRVNEYKLNNSDKLEKFRISVDQIERSRRSVEYHHEKSSRRSVDHQLEKPRRSVDWLDRIRAG; encoded by the exons ATGGGTGGGGTTACCTCATCCATGGCTGCAAAGCTTGCTTTTTTCCCACCAAACCCACCTTCCTACAAGGTCATTAAGGACAACCCAACTGGGCTCTTGCTCATGGACCCTTTTCCCCACCGTGAAAACGTCGACGTTTTGAAGTTTCCGACTCGCCGCGGCAATGAGATCGTGGCCGTCTATGTCCGCCACCCAATGGCCACATCCACCGTTCTGTATTCTCACGGCAACGCTACTGATATAGGCCAGATGTATGAGCTCTTCATTGAATTGAGTATCCACCTGCGTGTTAATCTCATGGG GTATGATTACTCTGGATATGGGCAGTCATCTGGCAAG CCAAGTGAACATAATACTTATGCAGATATTGAAGCTGCGTATAAGTGTCTTGAAGAGAGGTATGGTGCCAAGCAGGAGAACATAATCCTCTATGGTCAATCTGTTGGAAGCGGTCCTACTGTTGATCTTGCTGCCCGTTTGCCTCAACTAAGAGCAATTGTTCTGCATAGTCCGATATTATCAGGGTTAAGAGTCATGTATTCGGTGAAGCGCAGTTATTGGTTTGACATCTACAAG AACATTGATAAGATCCCTCTGGTGAAATGTCCTGTGCTGGTAATACAT GGAACATGTGATGAAGTAGTTGACTGCTCGCACGGCAAGCAACTCTGGCTACTGTGCCAGGAGAAATACGAACCTCTATGGCTTAAAGGTGGAAATCACTGCAATTTGGAACTCTTCCCGGAATATGTTAGACATCTCAACAAGTTCATATCCACTGTTGAAAAAGCTCCTCCATGCAAGTTGAGTTCAAGGAAAAGCACAGACTGTGTTGAACGTCCTAGGCGTAGTGTTGAATATCCTAGGCACAGTGTTGATTACTGTGAGCTTCCGAGGAAGAGTACTGATAAGAGAGAAAAATCAAGGAAAAGCACGGATAGACGACCTGAAAAGCTGAGAGTTAACGAGTACAAGTTAAATAACAGTGACAAGCTAGAGAAGTTTAGAATTTCTGTCGATCAGATAGAGAGGTCCCGAAGGAGCGTCGAATACCATCATGAGAAGTCATCTAGGAGAAGCGTGGACCATCAGCTAGAAAAACCAAGGAGAAGTGTCGACTGGCTGGACAGAATTCGAGCCGGGTAA
- the LOC101296662 gene encoding peptide methionine sulfoxide reductase-like: MASSPTNPAQDPDSDTPDNPGHKFAQFGLGCFWGAELRLQRVVGVVKTEVGYSQGHVHDPNYRLVCSGTTNHSEVVRVQFDPQVCSYSDLLSVFWSRHDPTTLNRQGGDVGTQYRSGIYYYNEEQARLAEESKEAKQKEFKDKRVVTEILPAKRFYRAEEYHQQYLEKGGRNGNKQSAQKGCNDPIRCYG, encoded by the exons ATGGCTTCTTCCCCCACGAACCCAGCTCAGGACCCAGATTCCGACACGCCTGATAATCCGGGTCACAAGTTCGCTCAATTCGGGTTGGGTTGCTTCTGGGGAGCCGAGCTCAGGCTTCAGCGGGTCGTCGGCGTGGTCAAGACCGAGGTCGGGTACTCCCAGGGCCACGTCCACGACCCGAATTACAGGCTGGTCTGCTCCGGAACCACCAACCACTCCGAAGTGGTTCGGGTCCAGTTCGATCCGCAAGTCTGCTCATATTCGGATCTTCTTTCCGTCTTTTGGTCTCGTCATGATCCAACTACCCTCAATCGTCAG GGTGGAGATGTAGGAACTCAGTATCGATCTGGGATATACTACTACAATGAAGAGCAGGCTCGTCTAGCCGAGGAATCCAAGGAAGCAAAGCAAAAGGAGTTTAAGGACAAGAGGGTGGTGACAGAGATTCTACCAGCAAAGAGGTTTTACAGGGCAGAGGAGTACCATCAGCAATATCTGGAAAAAGGAGGACGTAATGGCAATAAACAATCTGCTCAAAAGGGTTGTAATGATCCTATTAGATGCTATGGTTGA